A genomic window from Phocoena sinus isolate mPhoSin1 chromosome 20, mPhoSin1.pri, whole genome shotgun sequence includes:
- the AATK gene encoding serine/threonine-protein kinase LMTK1, producing MSSSFFNPSFAFSSHFDPDGAPLSELSWSSSLSVVAVSFSGLFTVIALMLACLCCKKGGIGFKEFENAEGEEYTADFSAQGSPAAAAQNGPDVYVLPLTEVSLPMAKQPGRSVQLLKSTDLGRHSLLYLEEIGHGWFGKVFLGEVNSGISSTQVVVKELKVSASVQEQMQFLEEAQPYRALQHSNLLQCLAQCAEVTPYLLVMEFCPMGDLKGYLRSCRVAESMAPDPLTLQRMACEVACGVLHLHRHNYVHSDLALRNCLLTADLTVKIGDYGLSHGKYREDYFVTADQLWVPLRWIAPELVDEVHCNLLVVDQTKASNVWSLGVTIWELFELGAQPYPHHSDRQVLAYAVREQQLKLPKPQLQLTLSDRWYEVMQFCWLQPEQRPTAEEVHLLLSYLCAKGATEAEEEFERRWRSLRPGGGGAGPGLGAAGLALGGMGELAATSSFPLLEQFAGDSFHTDGDDVLTVTETSRGLNFEYKWEAGRGSNAFPPPEGALSPGRDARLQELCVPDGAPPGVVPVLSAHSPSVGSEYFIRLEDPAPAAGHDPDCAGCAPSTLAATLRPDGSDHDDDSDGSTAASLVMEPLLGHAPPADGPWGHCDYHLCRSHARDLPCTSRSPSPETPMLAGPRAEDIDWGVGAFCPPFFEDPLGISPSASSGAQPSPGGEELGEAERPRAAQHRHWSSNVSANNNSSSRAPEFWVPGLSGYTDCCPGVKQALQTVPELGHPLIPEDPREPLLGPKGASSGKEMGRCLGLPHLYPAEGLTPAPCLVTSPWTEAARSGGDSPQAEPRLAEEAEGSAGLQLPLPSIPSPSQEGALLPAEEASTPPTLPASPTPTGSPQPATEPVQALDSDSGSSSPELEAPGSEDEDTTEATSGVFTDLSSDGPQAEKLDVTPAFRSLQKQVGTPDSLDSLDIPSSASDGGSEVFSPLAVGTPGGQPRALDSGYDTENYESPEFALKEAHEPCEPEAFEELASEGESPGPETRLSASLGGLSEKNPYRDSAYFSDLDTEPEPPLGPKEKKGGVPVPGPEPDLESPKSPRLPSALPSPELGMLGEAQGSGPREVLPLPLPEDSSPEPSACPKGPRLEPPWPQDPAQVPPMPSPGRSKIFLLTPVPPSSEGHRPELQESLGLLSGSGLQERTGGPGDPRTPLCLALPAVPAAPEGRPEEEEDDSEDSDESDEELRCYSIQEPSEESEEEAPPVPVVVAESQSARNLRSLLKMPSLLSEAFCEDLERKKKAVSFFDDVTVYLFDQESPTRELGEPFPGAKESSPTFPVGSPGSPSTPGRPRRADRSPDGPAAEEGGGFEWDDGLPPTPAQEPAPRVPAAPAKPSPFSRFTVSPAPASRFSITHVTDSDSGSVGEPSQPLLVCLIHQRHLRSNGLSDLMACPEMVVVAQVLQQVLGAAVKRPEPQAGPARIPCRFSPRQQRGW from the exons GAGTTTGAGAATGCCGAGGGGGAAGAGTACACGGCCGACTTCTCGGCACAGGGCTCCCCGGCAGCAGCGGCTCAGAACGGGCCCGACgtgtatgtcctgccactcaccGAGGTCTCTCTGCCTATGGCCAAGCAGCCCGGGCGTTCAG TGCAGCTGCTCAAGTCCACAGATCTGGGCCGGCACAGCCTCCTGTACCTGGAGGAGATTGGCCACGGCTGGTTTGGGAAG GTATTCCTCGGGGAGGTGAACTCGGGCATCAGTAGCACCCAGGTGGTGGTGAAGGAGCTGAAGGTGAGCGCCAGCGTGCAGGAGCAGATGCAGTTCCTGGAGGAGGCGCAGCCCTACAG GGCCTTGCAGCACAGCAACCTGCTCCAGTGCCTGGCCCAGTGCGCAGAGGTGACGCCCTACCTGCTGGTGATGGAGTTCTGCCCGATG GGGGACCTCAAGGGCTACCTGCGGAGCTGTCGGGTGGCAGAGTCCATGGCGCCCGACCCTCTGACCCTGCAGCGCATGGCCTGTGAGGTGGCCTGTGGCGTCCTGCACCTGCACCGCCACAACTACGTGCACAG tGACCTGGCTCTGAGGAACTGCCTGCTCACAGCCGACCTGACGGTGAAGATCGGCGACTATGGCCTGTCTCACGGCAAATACAGG GAGGACTACTTTGTGACGGCTGACCAGCTGTGGGTGCCACTGCGCTGGATCGCGCCTGAGCTGGTGGACGAGGTGCACTGCAACCTGCTGGTGGTGGACCAGACCAAGGCCAGCAACGTGTG GTCCCTGGGCGTGACCATCTGGGAGCTCTTCGAGCTGGGAGCGCAGCCCTATCCGCACCACTCCGACCGGCAGGTGCTGGCCTATGCGGTCCGGGAGCAGCAGCTCAAGCTGCCCAAGCCCCAGCTGCAGCTGACCCTCTCTGACCGCTG GTATGAGGTGATGCAGTTCTGCTGGCTTCAGCCTGAGCAGCGGCCGACGGCCGAGGAGGTGCACCTGCTGCTGTCCTACCTGTGTGCCAAGGGTGCCACCGAGGCAGAGGAGGAGTTTGAGCGGCGCTGGCGTTCACTGCGGCCTGGCGGGGGCGGTGCGGGCCCCGGGCTGGGGGCGGCAGGCCTGGCACTGGGGGGCATGGGCGAGCTTGCGGCCACCTCATCCTTCCCACTGCTGGAGCAGTTTGCTGGCGACAGCTTCCACACGGATGGTGACGACGTGCTGACGGTGACTGAGACGAGCCGTGGCCTCAACTTCGAGTACAAGTGGGAAGCCGGCCGCGGCTCCAATGCCTTCCCGCCACCTGAGGGCGCACTGAGCCCCGGCCGAGACGCGCGTCTGCAGGAGCTCTGCGTCCCTGACGGTGCTCCCCCAGGTGTGGTGCCGGTGCTCAGCGCTCACAGCCCCTCGGTGGGCAGCGAGTACTTCATCCGCCTGGAAGACCCCGCGCCTGCCGCAGGCCACGACCCCGACTGTGCCGGCTGTGCCCCCAGCACTCTCGCTGCCACCCTGCGCCCCGACGGCAGTGACCATGATGACGACTCTGACGGCAGCACGGCCGCCTCGCTGGTCATGGAGCCACTGCTGGGCCACGCACCGCCCGCTGATGGCCCCTGGGGCCACTGCGACTACCACCTATGCAGGAGCCATGCCCGTGACCTGCCTTGCACCTCACGCTCACCCTCGCCGGAGACCCCGATGCTGGCGGGGCCCAGAGCAGAGGATATTGACTGGGGCGTGGGGGCATTCTGCCCGCCCTTCTTTGAGGACCCGCTGGGCATATCCCCCTCCGCGAGCTCCGGGGCCCAACCATCCCCAGGTGGGGAAGAGCTGGGGGAGGCTGAGAGGCCCAGGGCTGCCCAGCACAGACACTGGAGCTCCAATGTATCTgcaaacaacaacagcagcagccgAGCACCAGAATTCTGGGTCCCGGGCCTCTCAGGTTACACGGACTGCTGCCCTGGTGTGAAGCAGGCCCTACAGACCGTCCCTGAGCTGGGCCATCCTCTGATCCCAGAGGACCCCAGAGAGCCTCTCCTTGGGCCAAAGGGGGCCTCCTCTGGTAAGGAGATGGGCCGCTGCCTTGGCCTCCCCCATCTGTATCCTGCTGAGGGCCTGACACCTGCCCCGTGCCTGGTCACATCCCCGTGGACAGAGGCAGCCAGAAGTGGTGGTGACAGCCCCCAGGCAGAGCCCAGGCTTGCAGAGGAAGCCGAGGGCTCTGCTGGACTCCAGctgccccttccctccatcccatCCCCATCCCAAGAGGGAGCCCTGCTTCCTGCCGAGGAGGCCAGCACCCCGCCCACCCTGCCTGCTTCACCCACGCCCACTGGCAGCCCACAGCCCGCCACCGAGCCAGTCCAGGCCCTGGACAGCGACAGTGGCAGCAGCTCCCCTGAGCTGGAGGCACCAGGCAGTGAAGACGAAGACACGACCGAGGCCACTTCTGGTGTCTTCACTGACTTGTCCAGCGATGGCCCGCAGGCTGAGAAACTAGATGTGACACCAGCCTTCCGCTCCCTACAGAAGCAGGTGGGGACCCCCGACTCCTTGGACTCCCTGGACATCCCATCCTCAGCCAGTGATGGCGGCTCTGAGGTCTTCAGCCCATTAGCTGTTGGCACCCCTGGCGGGCAGCCCCGAGCCCTGGACAGCGGCTATGACACGGAGAACTATGAGTCCCCTGAGTTTGCACTCAAGGAGGCCCATGAGCCCTGTGAGCCTGAGGCCTTTGAGGAGCTGGCCTCAGAGGGTGAGAGCCCCGGGCCAGAGACCCGGCTCTCCGCCTCCCTGGGTGGCCTCAGCGAGAAGAATCCCTACCGCGACTCTGCCTACTTCTCAGACCTGGACACGGAGCCAGAGCCCCCCTTGGGCcccaaggagaagaaaggaggtgTCCCAGTCCCCGGGCCAGAGCCCGATCTGGAGAGCCCGAAGAGCCCCAGGCTGCCGTCTGCACTGCCCTCCCCTGAGTTGGGGATGCTTGGGGAGGCACAGGGCTCTGGCCCCAGGGAGGtgctgccactgccactgccTGAGGACTCTTCCCCAGAGCCAAGCGCCTGCCCCAAGGGCCCCAGGCTGGAGCCTCCCTGGCCCCAAGACCCAGCCCAGGTGCCACCCATGCCCAGCCCCGGGCGCTCTAAGATTTTCCTGCTGACTCCGGTCCCGCCTAGCTCAGAAGGCCACCGCCCCGAGCTCCAGGAGAGCCTGGGACTGCTGTCAGGGTCGGGCCTGCAGGAACGGACAGGGGGTCCAGGTGACCCCAGAACCCCACTCTGCCTGGCCCTGCCGGCAGTCCCCGCGGCTCCAGAGGGGCGGCCGGAGGAGGAAGAGGACGACAGCGAAGACAGTGACGAGTCGGACGAGGAGCTCCGCTGCTACAGCATCCAGGAGCCGAGCGAGGAGAGCGAGGAGGAGGCGCCGCCTGTGCCAGTGGTGGTGGCGGAGAGCCAGAGTGCGCGCAACCTGCGCAGCCTGCTCAAGATGCCCAGCCTGCTGTCTGAGGCCTTCTGTGAGGACCTGGAGCGCAAGAAGAAAGCCGTGTCCTTCTTCGACGACGTCACCGTCTACCTCTTCGACCAG GAAAGCCCCACCCGGGAGCTCGGGGAGCCCTTCCCTGGCGCCAAGGAATCGTCCCCCACGTTCCCGGTGGGCAGCCCGGGCTCCCCCAGCACCCCCGGCCGGCCTCGGCGGGCTGACCGCTCCCCCGACGGCCCCGCGGCCGAAGAGG GCGGAGGGTTTGAGTGGGACGATGGCCTCCCGCCGACGCCGGCCCAGGAGCCTGCCCCGCGCGTCCCCGCTGCGCCCGCCAAGCCCAGCCCCTTCTCTCGCTTCACTGTCTCACCAGCGCCTGCGTCCCGCTTCTCCATCACGCACGTCACCGACTCGGACTCTGGGTCCGTGGGAG AACCTTCCCAGCCCCTGCTGGTCTGCCTCATCCACCAGCGCCATCTCAGATCTAATGGCTTGTCAGATCTAATGGCTTGTCcagagatggtggtggtggctcAG GTCCTACAGCAGGTGCTGGGGGCAGCTGTAAAGAGGCCTGAGCCCCAGGCAGGCCCTGCTCGGATCCCCTGCCGGTTCTCTCCCCGGCAGCAGCGAGGATGGTGA